The sequence GCGCGCACTGCGGCGCCCACCAGCCGCAGTGGGCCGAGCACCTGGCCGAGATCGAACGGTCCATCGCGGAGATGAAGGCCCGCGAGGCCGCCATCGCCAGCGAACAGCGCAAGCTCGCCGCCAAGATGCAGGCCGCGCTGTTCCAGCGGGACGTCCTCTCGCACGCGGGCAACACGGGTGACGAACGCCTCAAGCAGGCCACCCGCCCCCGCCGCGTGCTGCGCCGCCGGCCGCCGCGCCGCCGGCCGTCCGACGGCGCCACCCCACCGCCGCGGGTGCCCCGCCAGGGCGCCGCCGCCGGCCCGGACGAGCCACCTCCGCCGTCCGCACCGATCTGGTTGGACGCCGACGACCCGGAGCACCCGCCGGAGGCCTCCTCGCGGGAGGTGCAGAACATCCCGCTCGGCCTCGGTGCGCTGTTGCTCGGCGTCGCCGCCGTGGTCTTCGCCGTGGTCGCCACCAGTTCGATGGACGCGCTGGCCCGCCTCGGCATCCTGCTGCTCGCGACCGTGCTCATGCTGCTCGCCCCGCCGGTGCTGGTCCGGCGCGGGCTGACCTCGACCGCCGAGACCATCGCCGCGGTCGGCCTGCTCCTGATGCCGCTCACCGGGTACGCGCTGTGGGCCGTGGACCGGATCGGCAACGGCGGAGCCTCCGGTGCGGTCTTCGCCGGGGTGATCTTCGCGGTCACCGCCGCGGTCTCCGCCGGCTACGCGGGGTGGACCAGGCTGCGCGCGCCCCGGTTCGCCACCGTGCTGGCCGTCCAGCCGGTGGTGCCGCTGCTCGCGTACGACCGGATCAGCGGCCCGGTCGGCTGGGCGCTGGCACTGAGCGTGGTGGCTCTGCTCGACCTGTGGCTGGCCCGCTCCCCCGTCACCCTGGAGCAGCCGCGCACCGACGGACCGACCGCTCCCGGCCGAGCGAACGCACCCCGTCAGCGGCAGGCCGACGGGCGGCCCGAGGGGCGCCGGAGGAATCCGGTGAACTGCTGGACCCCACCACCGTGACCACCGCGGCGCCGCCGACCCGGCCGGTGCCGGGGCTGCGGGAGTTGGCCTGGGCGCTGCACGGCGTGGCGGTCGCGGTCGCCCTGGCGTACGCGGTGACGACCCTGTTGCAGACCACCACCGTGGCGGGCGCGACCGGCGCGGGACTGGTGTTGCTCCTCGCCGCCGCCGTCTGCCTGACCGGGACGCTGCTGCTCCGGCGTGCACCGCTGCCCGACCTCGGCGCGGGTGTGCTCACCCTCGCCGTGATCGGCGCCCTCGGTCGGATCGCCTCCGTGGCGCTGCCCGGCCGCGCGCTGCTGCTGATCGCGGCCGTCATCACGATCACCGGTCTCGCGGTACGCGCGGTACCCGAGTCCGCCCGCCGGGGGCCGCAGTTGGCCTCGGCGGTGGCGCTGACGGTCAGCGGCGTGGTGGTCGCCGGCAGCGCCCTGCGCGCCGGGATCGCCCCGGTGCAGGCCGCACTGCCGGCCTGGGCGGCGGATCTCGACCGGTACCCCGCCGAGCTGGCCGCCGCGGTCGGACCAGCCGCCTGGCAGCTCGCCGCCAGCGCCTTTCTGCTGACCGTGGCGGCGGTGCTGGCCCTGCCGCCGGAGATCCGCCGCGAGTTCGCGGTGACCGGTGCCGCGCTGACCGCCCTCGCCGTACCGGCCTCCTTCGGGCTGGCCTGGACACTGGCACCGTGGCCGATGGTGCTGGCCGCGATCGGCATCGGGGCGATCGGCCTGTCCGCCCGCACCACCCGGGCGGCACTGGCGCACGCGGTGGCCGCCGCCGTCGTCGGGTCGGCCGGTGCCGGCGCGGCCCTGGCCCGCCCGGCGTTGACCGCCGCGGTGCTGACCATCATCGTCGTGGCCGGCGCGCTGATCGCCGCCACTCCCCGGATCCGGCTCGCCCCGGCAACCGCGGACACCGTCTCGGCCTGGGCCGCCGGAGGTGCCGCCTTCGCCCTGCCCGGAGCGGTGGCCGCCGTCGTCGCCGCCACCCTGCCGGCCGGCACCGCCCCGACCCCGGCGAGCCTGCGCGAGGCAACCGTGCCGGTGCTGGCGGCCAGCTTCCTCGCCGTCTGCGTGACCCTCGGCTACGCCGCCGTCATCCAGGTGTCGCAGCGGCAGGTTCCGATGCCGCTGTCGGTGGGCACCGGCCTCGGCGCGCTGGTGGTCGCCGCTGCCGGGTTCGGCGCCCCCGGCGCCACCGTGGCCGACGCGTGGGTCGGCGCGCTGCTGCTGGTCTCCGCGGTGCTGCTCTTCCTGGCCCCGTCGATCGACAGCGGACGCCGTTCCGACCTGACCCTGGACGGCTCCGACCTGGCCGCCGCCGCGGTGACCACCGCGCTGATCGCCACCCTGCTGCGAATCGGCACGGTGCTCGCACCGGGCGGACAGCTCGCCGTCGCCGCCGCGCTGGTCCTGGTGGTCGCCGTGGCGGCGCGGGCGATGCCGGAGGAGTGGCGGCGCGGACCGGTGCTCGGTCTCGCGGTCGGCGGTGTGCTGGTCGGGCTGCTGGCCGGCTGGATGGCCCTGCGCGGCGGGATCGGGGTGCTGGCCACGCCCGGTCCCATCTGGAACGGTGACCTCAGTGGCTGGCCGGCCGCGCCGACCGGCGGCGCGACCTGGCAGGGCCCGATCGCCCTGGCCCTGCTGGCGGTCGCCGCGGGCATCCTGCTGCCGCCGCCGTGGCGCTACGACGTGGCCGGCGTGGCGGCCGTGCTCGCCACCATCGGCGCTCCCGCCGCGTTCGACCTCGCCTGGTGGTCGCCGATCCTGATCGGCGGCATGGTCGCCGCCATCTTCGGGATGGCCGCGGTCGCCTCGGTCGACCCCCGGGCGGCGCTGTCCCGGATAACCGTGGCCGGGGTGATCGCGCTGCACGCGGCCGGCGCCGGACTGGTGCGGCCATGGACCACCGCGCTGGCCCTCGGCAGCATCGTGTTGATCGGCGCGGTGGTCGCGGCACTGGCCCGGAACCTGGCCGAGCCGCTCGTCGAAGACATCGACGCCGAGGGGATGCCACCGCACCTCGCGCAGATCGGCGGCGCGGGCGTGGGGGCGGCGTTGCTGGCCCTGCCGGGCGCCACGGCCGCCCTCGCCGCCGAGTTCGGCCATGCACCCCAGGTGGTGCTGACCGCAGGCCTGGCCGCCGCCAGCATCGGTCTCGCCGCGGCGGCGTCGGCCCGCCGGCAGGTTCCCCAGTACCTGCCCTGGGCCAGTGCCGGCGTGGTCGGTGGCGCGAGCGTGACGGCGATCGCCGCCATACCCATCCAACTGCCGGTCGGCGTCTACGCGGCGGCGGCGGCCCTGCTCGGCGTGCTCGCCGAGTTGGTCCGCGGGGCGACCGAACCGCCGGCCGGCGCGGCCCAGCCGGTCCGCCGCTGGTCCGTGCTGCTGGACGGGGCGCTGCGCCGGCTGCCCGACGACGCCCGGCGCCGGTGGCGGGTGAACCCGGCCGCCGGAGCGCTGGCCGCCGCCGCCCTGCCGACCGTCCTGGCGCTGGTCTCCATCGCCCCGGCGCTGGTGGCGGCCCTCGTCGACCCGCACCGCACCATCGGCGGGATCTGGCAGGGGCCGTCGGCGGCGCTGCTCGACCCGCCACCGGCCGCGGTCAACCCCACCCACGTGCTCACCGCCCTGCTGCTCACTGCGACGGCGGCCCTGGCCGCCACCGGGTTCAGCGGTGGCCGGCGATCGCGAGCCGTGCCGGTGGTGCTGCCCGGGACCGCCGTGACCCTGCTGATCGCCCCGATCGCGCTGGGTGGCGGCTGGCCGGCCAGCACCCTCGCGGCGCTGGCCGTGTTCACCATCTCGATGCTGGGGCTGGCGCTGACGCCACCCCCGGCCCTCGTGGAGCGGGCCCGCTCGCTGCGGCTGGCCCGGGTACTGGTCTTCGTGATCGGGCTGGCCGCCGGCGGGGCCGGCCTCGCCGGCAGCCTCGCCACCCGGGAGTTGACCCTGTTCACCCTCGGCGGTGCGGTCGGGGTCGGTCTGGTGGCGGCGCTGTACGGCATCACCGCCCGGGCCCGCATCCTCGGCTGGCTGTTCGCCTCGCTGATGGCGCAGCTGTTCGTGCTCACCGCCGCGCTGGTGGCCGGCCTCGCTGCGGTCTGGTCGGCGTTCGGGGTGCTGGCGGTCGGCGCGGCGCTCCAGGTCTTCTCGGCCACCCTGCCCTGGCTGCGCCGTCCCGAGGCGCACCGCGAGGCGGCCACCGTGGAATGGAGCGGCCACGCCGCCGCGCTCATCGCGCTGGCGCTGGCCTTCGACTCGCCCCGGCACATCGCCGCGCTGCTCGCCGCGTGGGGCGCGGTCCTCGGTCTCGCGGCGGCCCGGCCAGGTCGCCGGCCGGTGGAGCGACGGATCCTGTTCTGGGCGGTGGTGATCTGCGAGATCACCGCCTGGTGGATCCTGATGCGGGTCGCGGACGTGGCGCTGCCCGAGGCGTACACGCTGCCGTTCGCCGCCCTGGCGTTGCTGGTCGGCGTGCTGGAACTGCGCCAGCGACCCGAGCTGAGCAGCTGGGTGGCGTACGGACCGGCCCTGGTCGCCGCCTTCGTGCCGACCCTGGCGATTGTGCTGGCCACCGATTCGAGCACGATGCGTCAGGTGCTGCTGCTGCTCGGCGCGGTCGCCGTGCTGGTCTTCGGGTCGACGAGCCAGCAGCAGGCCCCGGTCATCGTCGGCGCGGTGGTCACCGCCATCACGGCGGTGCACGCGCTGTTCAGCCTCGGCCCCTGGCTGGCGCTGATCCCGGTCGGCTTCCTGCTGCTCATTCTCGGAGCCAGCAACGAACGCCGACGTCGCGCCCAGGAGCGCCTGCAGACCGCGCTACGCGGCATGCGATGAAACCGGGCCCGGCGCAACGGAGTCCGGCCCGGCAGCACCTAGGGGTCGGGCCACTGTCGAGCTGAGAGCCTGGACGGATCAGCCACCAGCGACCGTCGCAACGGACGCGCCGTTGCCGCTGATAGCGCCGACGGTTCAGCTCGACAGCGTCCGGACCCACACCTGGTGCCCCGCCACATCGCGGCGAGCAGCCGGGCTACGCGAGGGAGGCGCGCAGCGCGGCGTCCTTCTCGGCGACCAGCTGCTCCAGGTCGGCCTGGTACGCCGACATCCGGTCGAGCAGGGTGCCGTCGGCGGCGGCCAGGATGCGGACGGCGAGCAGCCCGGCGTTGCGGGCATTGCCGATCGACACGGTCGCCACCGGCACGCCGGCCGGCATCTGCACGATGGACAGCAGCGAATCCATGCCGTCGAGGTGCTTGAGCGGCACCGGCACGCCGATCACCGGCAGCGGGGTCACCGAGGCGACCATGCCGGGCAGCGCCGCCGCCCCGCCGGCCCCGGCGATGATCACCTTGAGACCACGGCCGGCGGCGGCGCGGCCGTAGTCGATCATCTTGACCGGCGTGCGGTGCGCCGAGACCACCTCGACCTCGTACGGCACCTCGAACTCGGCGAGCACCTCGGCGGCGGCCTTCATCGTCGGCCAGTCCGAGTCGCTGCCCATGATCACACCGACCGTGCTCACGCTGTCACTCCTCTGTTCCGTTCCGCAGCCAGCGGACCGCCCGGGCGGCGCGCCCGCGTACCTCGTCCAGGTCTTCGCCGAGCACCGTGACGTGGCCGATCTTGCGGCCAGGGCGGACCTGCTTGCCGTACAGATGCACCCGGGCGGTCGGCTCGGCGGCGAAGAGGTGGTGCAGCCGCTCGTCCACCGGCATGCCGCCGGGCTCCCCGCCGAGCACGTTCGCCATCACCACCGCCGGCGCGGTCAGCGAGGTGTCGCCCATCGGATAGTCCAGCACCGCCCGCAGGTGCTGCTCGAACTGCGAGGTACGGGCGCCCTCGATGGTCCAGTGCCCGGAGTTGTGCGGGCGCATCGCCAGCTCGTTGACCACGATCCGGCCACCGCCGGGCGCTCGCGGGTCGGCCACCTCGAACAGTTCCACGGCGAGCAGGCCCACCACGCCGAGTGCGGTGGCCAGGTCGATGGCGAGTTGCTGCGCGGAGACCGCCAGTTCCTCCGGCAGGCCGGGGGCCGGAGCCAGCACCTCGACACAGATCCCGTCCCGCTGCACCGTCTCCACCACCGGGTACACGGCGACCTGGCCGAACGGTGAGCGGGCCACCTGCACGGCCAGTTCCCGGCGCAGCGCCACCCGCTCCTCGACGAGGAGCTTCGTGCCGCCGCCGAGCAGCATCTCCGCCAGCCCGGTCGCCGAGTCCGCGTCGGCGACCGGCCAGACCCCGCCCGTCGTACCCGCCACGGGCCGCCTTGAGCACGACCGGCCAGCCCACCTCGTCACCGAAGCCGATCAGGTCGGCGGGGGACGCGACCGGTCGCCACCGGGGGTTCGGCGCGCCCAGCGCACCGAGCCGCTCCCGCATGACCCGCTTGTCCTGGGCGTGCAGCAGGGCGTCGGCGGGCGGGAACAGCCGCACCCCCTCGCCGGCCAGGGCTCGGATGTGCTCGCTCGGGACGTGCTCGTGGTCGAAGGTCACCACGTCGCAGCCCTTGGCGAAGGTGCGCAGCGCGGAAAGGTCGGTGTGGTCGGCGTACTGGACGTCGGCGGCGACCAGGGCCGCGCCGTCGTCCGGTGTGAGCGCCAGCACACGCAGCGACTGGCCGAGGGAGATGGCGGCCTGGTGGGTCATCCGGGCCAGTTGGCCGCCACCCACCATGCCGACGACGGGCAGACCGGTACGGGAATCCATAGCCGCGCCAGCCTATCCGGCCGGCCGCCGCACCTGCCGGCGGATCCCGCTCAGCCCAGCTGCGCCACCAGGTCGTCGACGCCGGTCACCGGCCGTTGGCAGACGAAGCCCCGGCAGACGTACGCGGCGGCGCGCCCGTCGAGCAGCGGGCGGCCGGCCAGCAGCGGCACTCCTGGCTGGTCCGGCGGACCCGCCACGATCACCGCACCGGGCGGGGCGTGCCGGTACGCCGCCGCGACCAGCCGGTCACCGGCCGGATCCCCGGTGGCCACCGCGATCTCGTACGGCCCGGAGAGCAGCGCCTCGCCCACCGTCGCCGCGTACCCGGTGAACCGGGCGTGCCGCCCGACGATCGGCGCGATGGTGGACAGGGCCGCCCCGGCAGCCTCCCGGTAGCGGTTCTCCCCGGTCAACGCCGCGTACGCGACCAGGGCGGCGGCGATCGCCGACCGGCCGGAGGGGGTGGCGTTGTCGGTCGGGTCGGCCGGCCTGGCGATCAGCCGCTCCGCGTCGTCGGCGGTGTCGTAGAACGCCCCGCCGGGTGCGGCGAAGTGCGCCAGGGCGGTGTCGAGCAGCTGGCCGGCCAGGTCCAGCCACCGTCCCTCCCCGGTGGCCTGGTGCATGGCGCAGAACGCCTCGGCCACGCAGCCGTAGTCCTCCAGCACGCCGGCCGGCTCGCCGACCCGACCGTCGCGGGAGGCGCGGCGCAGCCGACCGTCGACGACGTGCACCCGGGCGAGGTGCTCGGCGGTGTCCCGCATCGCACCGTCGGCGACGATGGTGACCCCTTCCAGCAGGTTCGCCTCCCCCTCCGCACCGATCCGGCCGGCCGTCTCGACGAGCCGGACGAACTCGGCGAGCGCGGTGACCGCGAGCCCGTTCCAGGCCGCCACCACCTTGTCGTCGCGCGCCGGCTGGGGTCGGCTGTCCCGGGCGGCCAGCAGCCGCCGGACCACGTCCTGCCAGCGGCCACGCACCTCCGGGCCGGCGTCGTCGACGTCGCGGGCCAGCCGCAACACGCTCATGCCGTGCTCAAAGGTCCCGGCCTCGGTCACCGCGAACAGGTCCGCGGCCCACCGGCCGTCGGCGTCGCCGAGCGCCTCGACGAGCTGGGCCGGGGTCCAGGCGTAGGTGAGCCCCTCCACGCCCTCAGTGTCCGCGTCCAGCGCGGAGGCGAAGCCCTGCCCGGGGCGGTGCAGCTCGTCGGCCAGGAACCGGGCGATGTCCCGGGCCACCCGAAGGGCCAGCGCGTCGCCGGTGAGCCGCCACAGCTGGGTGTAGACCCGCAGCAGCAGGGCGTTGTCGTAGAGCATCTTCTCGAAGTGCGGCACGGTCCAGTGGGCGTCCACGGAATACCGGGCGAACCCCCCGGCGAGCTGGTCGTGGATTCCGCCCCGGGCCATCGCCTCGCAGGTGTGCCGGACGATCTCCAGGCTGCGGGCCGAGCCGGTGCGCTGGTGGTGGCGCAGCAGGAAGAGCAGATTCATGTGCGGCGGGAACTTCGGTGCCCCGCCGAACCCGCCGTTGACCTCGTCGTACTCGCCGGCCAGCCGGTCGGCGGCGGCGTCGAGCAGCTCGGCGGTGAGCGGGGCGGTGGGGCCACCCACGGCCTGGGCACCGCCGATCGCCTCGACCACCGCGGCGCCCTGACGCAGCACGGCGTCCCGCTGGTCCCGCCACGCCGTGCCGACGGACTGGAGCAGCCGGACGAAGTTCGGCCGGGGGAAGTACGTCCCGCAGAAGAACGGGGTGCCGTCCGGCGTGGCGAAGACCGTCATCGGCCAGCCCCCCTGACCGGTCATCGCCTGGGTGGCGGTCATGTAGACGGCGTCGACGTCGGGCCGTTCCTCACGGTCCACCTTGATCGACACGAAGCCCTCGTTGAGCAGCTTGCCCACACTCGCGTCCTCGAACGACTCGTGCGCCATCACGTGACACCAGTGGCAGGCGGAGTAACCGACCGAGATCAGCACCGGCACGCCCCGCCGTCTCGCCTCGGCGAACGCCTCGTCACACCACGGCCACCAGTCCACCGGGTTGCCGGCGTGCTGGAGCAGGTACGGGCTGGTGGCCTCCGCAAGTCGATTCACCCGACGACCCTATCCAGCCAGCCCACCACCCGCCGATCACCACCACCCCACCCGCCCCCCACCCCCACCCCCACCCACCGTCGCGTCGATCATGAAGTTGGCGGGTGCTTTGGAGATCAGACCGCCCGCCAACTTCATGATCAACCCGAGGGTTGGGGGTGGGGGCTAGGAGGCGCCGTCGGCGCGGAGGGGGAGGACGTTGGTGGGGGTCTGGCGGGCCAGGGCGGTGAGCACGGCGCCGATCTTGTCAGCCGGCATCGGCTTGAAGAAGTGGTAGCCCTGGGCGGCGGTGCAGCCCAACTCGGCCAGCGCGGAACGCTGCGCCGCGGTCTCCACCCCCTCGGCCACCACCCGCAGGCCCAGCTCATGGGCCAGCCCCACGGTGGTACGCACGATCGCCGCCGCCTCCGGCGAATCCGCCATCCGGAGCACGAAGGAACGGTCCACCTTCAACTCGTCCACCGGGATCCGGGTGAGGAACGCCAGCGAGGAGAACCCGGTGCCGAAGTCGTCCACCGCCAGCTGCACGCCCATCGACCGCAGCGTGCTGAGCACCTGGTCGATGACGTCCAGCTCGCTCATCATCACCGTCTCGGTGATCTCCAGCACCAGCCGGTCCGCCGGCACCTGGTGCCGCCGCAGCGCCTCGGCGATCTCCACCGGCAACTTCGGGTCGAGCAGGCTGCGGGCCGACAGGTTGACCGAGATGGGAACGTCCAGGCCCTCGCGGGCCCAGCCCGCCGCCACCCCGAGCGCCTTGTCCAGCACGTACCGGGTGAAGGTGCCCAACTGCTCGCTGTTCTCCACCGGCCGGATGAAGTCGGCCGGTCCCAGCCAACCCCGCCTCGGGTGCCGCCAGCGGATCAGCGCCTCCACACCGGTCGGCGCGCCGGTGGCCAGGTCCACGGCCGGCTGCAACACCAGCACCAGCTGGTCGTCGGCCTGCAACGCCTCGCGCAGCTCGGCGAGCAGGGCCAGCTGGTCGGTGCTGGCCGCGTCCCGCGAGCTGTCGTACGCGGCGACGCTGCCGCCGCCCGACTTCGCCTGGTACATCGCGATGTCGGCGCGGCGCAGCAGCTCGGTCAGGTCGGCGGTGCCGGCGGGGGCCACCACCACCCCCACGGAAACCTCGACGGACATCCGCACCCCGGCCACCTCGGTGGGCGCGGCCAGCCGCTCGGCGATGTCCCGGGCCTGGCGCAGCGCGTACGCCATCGGGGCGGCGCGGTCGTCGACCATCGGCACCGATGTCAGCAGCAACGCGAACTCGTCGCCACCGAGCCGGGCCAGCAGGTCACCGGAGCGGGCCAGGATGCCCAGCCGGTTCGCGGTCAACCGCAGCAACTGGTCGCCGGCGATGTGCCCGAGGGTGTCGTTGACCTCTTTGAACTGGTCGATGTCGAGCAGCAGCAGGGCGACGGGACGGTCGTGGGCCAGTTGCCGCAACGCCTGGTCCCCCCTGCCGAGCATCGCCGCGCGGTTGGCCAGGCCGGTCAGCGGGTCGTGCACCGCCTCGTACGACGAGCGGGCCGTGACCAGCCGCAGCTCCCGGTGGGCCGCCGCGTCGTGCAGGGCGGCGGCCAGGGCGTCGGCGTAGGCGGCGTGGGCGTCCCGCTCCCGGCCGGTGGGCCCGGCGGTGCGGGGGAAGCGCACCCGTAGCCGACCGACCCGTGACTCGCCCACCGACAGGTCACGGACCAGTTCCTCCGGTGCCGGATCGCCGTCGCCGGGTGGCGCGATCTCCCGGTCGAGCACCTGACCGCCGGGGTCACCCCGGTAGCGGCGCCACCTTCCGTCGCCCCGGACCACCTCCACGTCGACGATCTCCGCCTCGAACAGCGCGAGGGCACCGGTGACGCCCGCCGTGGCGACGCCGCGCTCGTCGAGCTGGTTGAGCGCCGCCGTCGCCTCGGCGAACGACCGCCAGGTCCGCCGCTCACGGTCTTCGCGCAGTCGCTGCCGATAGGTCTGCTGGAACAGCCACAGCGGGGCCGGCAGCAGCAGCAGCCACCGGGCGTCGATCTCGATCAGTGCCACCACCAGCAGCCCGACGACCACGTTGCCGACGAACATCAACAGCTTGCCGCGCAGCGCGGCGAGCAGTGGGCGCCCGATCGGCATCCCGTGCCGCAGGGCCAGCATCATCCCGCCGAGGCCGGCGCTGGCCAGCAGGTAGGTGACGGCACCGGCGACCGCGGCGAGCGCGAGCGACGGGGTCGGGCTGGCCAGCGTCGGCTGGCCGAGGGCGGTGGTGACCGCCACCGCGAGCGCCGTGGCGGCGGTCAGCGCGCCGGCGATGCGGATCACGTCCCAGGTCGACCGGCCGTCGTCCACCACCGAGAGCGCCGTCCAGGCGAGGGCGACACCGATCAGCGCGGCGGCGGGCAGCCAGCCGGGGGGCACCAGATAGAGGCAGACGATCAGCGCCGCCTCACCCCAGGTGAGGCTGACCACGCCGGACGCGGCGCGGAACCGCAACCGGGCCAGCTGTGACAGCGCGAACAGGGCGACCGCGATGCCGAAACGGGCCAGCCCGCCGAGCGGGCCGAGGGGTCGTCGGCCGGCAGCCGCGCCGGCAGGCCCAGCCCCACGAGCGCGGCGACCAGCGCGGTGGCCAGGACGGCGACGGTGAGCAGATGCAGCCCGAGCGACGCACCACGGCCAGCGGGCCGGTCAAGCGAGTGGCCGGCCCTGCCGGAGGTCACCGACCCCCTCCCGCCGACCGGGAACAGGCCACGCGGCGGGCGGACGCGACTGCGGTGGTCATCGGCGCCCCCTCCCGCGCACAGCTCGAGGACTTCTGGTCCCCCCGGCGGAAGGCTAAGCCAAACCCGATGGTCGCAACAGGGGTCGACCATCCGGTTCGACGTGAATCATGCCCCGATCAGCCGTCCCGGTGCTGCTGACGCCCGTTTGCAGCATCCGCGGATGAATCGGCGGTCACGATCCCATCTGTCGGATCACCGACCGGCTGGCCCGCCGAATCCGTTCCGGGCGCGTCGGGGTCCTGGGCGGGGAACCGCTCGGGCAGCCGGCGCAACCGGGCGTTCATGTTGCGGATCAGCAGCACGGTGGCGGTGCCGAGGAGCAGGATGAGGAACAGGCCCATCGGCCCGGCCAGGCCACCCGTGCGGGTGTCCCCGAAGTTGTTCTGGGCGAGCACCTGGGCGGCGGTCAGCATGGGGTTCCTCCGGATCGCGGTGTGCGACCAGGGTAGCCCGCGGCCGGCTCAGCGGGCATGGGCCGTCCCCCGTACGCCGGCGAACAGGTCGGACTCCGGCAGCGGGCTGTCGACCACCGAGCGGACGAGCTGGAAGTCCTCCGTGGGCCAGGCGCGCCGCTGCTGCTCCATCGGCACCTGGAACCAGAAGCCGTCCGGGTCCACCTGGGTGGCGTGAGCCCGCAGCGCGTCGTCACGGACGGGGAAGTAGTCGGCGCACTCGACCCGGGTGGTGATCCGCGGGCCCTTGTCCGGCCGCTCCTCCCAGCGGGTCAGCCACTCCGCGTACGGCGACTCGACGCCCGCGGCGAGCATGGCCTCGTGCAGCGCCAGGATCTTGCCCTTCGAGAAGCCGATGTCGTAATAGAGCTTGAGCGGCTGCCAGGGCTCGCCCAGGTCCGGGTAACGCTCGGCGTCGCCGGCCGCCTCGAAGGCCGCCACGCTGACCCGGTGACACATGATGTGATCCGGGTGCGGATAGCCGCCCTCCTCGTCGTAGGTGGTGACCACGTGCGGGCGGAACTCCCGCATCAGCCGCACCAGTGGACCGGCGGCCACCGCGACGTCCTGCAACGCGAAACAGCCCTCGGGCAGCGGCGGCAGCGGGTCGCCCTCGGGCAGGCCGGAGTCGACGAAGCCCAGCCACGCCTGCTCGATGCCCAGGATGGCCCGCGCCGCGTCCATCTCGGCGCGGCGGATCTCGGCGATGTTCGCCCACACGTCGGGTCGGTCGAGCTTGGGGTTGAGCACGCTGCCCCGCTCGCCCCCCGTACAGGTCACGACCAGCACGTCCACCCCTTCAGCGACGTACTTCGCCGTCGTCGCGGCGCCCTTGCTCGACTCGTCGTCGGGGTGCGCGTGGACGGCCATGAGTCGAAGTTGCTCTGCCAAGGTTGGCGCTCCTCGTCTCTGCCCACCGGCGTGGCCCGCCCGGGCCCGCCGTTGACCTGCCGAAATCCTCCCCGTAGCGGTACCGCACCGCGCCGGCCTGTCATATTTGACCCCAGCCTTATTTGACACCGGGCCGAATCGACGACCGCGTCGGACAGGAACCGAGTCGGACAGGAATGGCGGACGCTTGCCATTCTTGCCGATGCCGCTGACAACAACGCCAGGGAGATACCCGCCGGTGACCGAGACGCACACCACACTTGGACCGGACGTGCCGGTCTTCCCGCCCGGCCGGTACGGCCGCCGCCGGGCGCCACGCCGCCGCCGGCCGGTGTTGGCCGCGCTGCTGGTGATCGCCGTGGTCGCGACGCTCACCGGCGTCTCGGTCCGGCTCTACCGGCAGTACGGCGACCCGGCGTACGACGCCCAGGTGATCAGCTACGGCGACATCACGGACAGCCAGGTGGTGGTCCACTTCCGGGTGAACCTGCCGGACGGCGGCTCGGCGGTGTGCCTGCTGCGGGCCCGGGACCGCGCCGGTGCCGAGGTGGCCCGGGAGGAGGTGTCGGTGGCCGCCACGGCGGGGCAGCGGCACAGCACCGTCCGGCATCGTCTCGCCACCAGCGCACGACCCTTCATCGGTGAGGTCGTCCGCTGCCGGCCGCCCGCCTGAGGTCGATCGCCGCAGGCGTGCCGCCGGGGCACCGACGTGATCGTCGACACTCCTTGTCGTACGGCACTGGTAACTTGGAGGTTCACCTGTCAGCCAGCACGCACAACCGAGGAGGACCGCCTGTGTCCAATGGCAACGAGGCGCCCGCCACCTGGCTGTCCCAGGACGCATACGACCGCCTGAAGGCCGAGCTCGACGAGTTGATCGCCAATCGGCCGGTCATCGCCGCCGAGATCAACGCCCGGCGTGAGGAAGGCGACCTGCGCGAGAACGGCGGCTACCACGCCGCCCGCGAGGAGCAGGGCAAGGCCGAGGGGCGCATCC is a genomic window of Micromonospora tarapacensis containing:
- the purE gene encoding 5-(carboxyamino)imidazole ribonucleotide mutase, coding for MSTVGVIMGSDSDWPTMKAAAEVLAEFEVPYEVEVVSAHRTPVKMIDYGRAAAGRGLKVIIAGAGGAAALPGMVASVTPLPVIGVPVPLKHLDGMDSLLSIVQMPAGVPVATVSIGNARNAGLLAVRILAAADGTLLDRMSAYQADLEQLVAEKDAALRASLA
- a CDS encoding thioredoxin domain-containing protein, encoding MNRLAEATSPYLLQHAGNPVDWWPWCDEAFAEARRRGVPVLISVGYSACHWCHVMAHESFEDASVGKLLNEGFVSIKVDREERPDVDAVYMTATQAMTGQGGWPMTVFATPDGTPFFCGTYFPRPNFVRLLQSVGTAWRDQRDAVLRQGAAVVEAIGGAQAVGGPTAPLTAELLDAAADRLAGEYDEVNGGFGGAPKFPPHMNLLFLLRHHQRTGSARSLEIVRHTCEAMARGGIHDQLAGGFARYSVDAHWTVPHFEKMLYDNALLLRVYTQLWRLTGDALALRVARDIARFLADELHRPGQGFASALDADTEGVEGLTYAWTPAQLVEALGDADGRWAADLFAVTEAGTFEHGMSVLRLARDVDDAGPEVRGRWQDVVRRLLAARDSRPQPARDDKVVAAWNGLAVTALAEFVRLVETAGRIGAEGEANLLEGVTIVADGAMRDTAEHLARVHVVDGRLRRASRDGRVGEPAGVLEDYGCVAEAFCAMHQATGEGRWLDLAGQLLDTALAHFAAPGGAFYDTADDAERLIARPADPTDNATPSGRSAIAAALVAYAALTGENRYREAAGAALSTIAPIVGRHARFTGYAATVGEALLSGPYEIAVATGDPAGDRLVAAAYRHAPPGAVIVAGPPDQPGVPLLAGRPLLDGRAAAYVCRGFVCQRPVTGVDDLVAQLG
- the mca gene encoding mycothiol conjugate amidase Mca; protein product: MAEQLRLMAVHAHPDDESSKGAATTAKYVAEGVDVLVVTCTGGERGSVLNPKLDRPDVWANIAEIRRAEMDAARAILGIEQAWLGFVDSGLPEGDPLPPLPEGCFALQDVAVAAGPLVRLMREFRPHVVTTYDEEGGYPHPDHIMCHRVSVAAFEAAGDAERYPDLGEPWQPLKLYYDIGFSKGKILALHEAMLAAGVESPYAEWLTRWEERPDKGPRITTRVECADYFPVRDDALRAHATQVDPDGFWFQVPMEQQRRAWPTEDFQLVRSVVDSPLPESDLFAGVRGTAHAR
- a CDS encoding DUF4307 domain-containing protein, whose protein sequence is MTETHTTLGPDVPVFPPGRYGRRRAPRRRRPVLAALLVIAVVATLTGVSVRLYRQYGDPAYDAQVISYGDITDSQVVVHFRVNLPDGGSAVCLLRARDRAGAEVAREEVSVAATAGQRHSTVRHRLATSARPFIGEVVRCRPPA